TTTGGGTCGCACGGCACGACGATGGTGGAACCCGGTGGGATCATGCTGGCCTTGTGGTTCCATGCGCTGATGAACAAGGGCTGGGCGCTGCCATCCGGGTACAGGACAAAGGCGCGGTCCTGATCGGCGAAATGGCTGGGGCCGCCGGCTTCGGCAATATAATCACGCGGGCTTTTGCCGTTGCGGAATTGCAGAGCGGCGGGGGATAAAACCTCGCCCTCAACCCGCACGGTCAACGGGCGGCGCGGCACATAAATACGATCGCCAGCTTCCAGCAGGATATCCAGCTCGGGCTGAACCTCCAGCACGGTGGGGTCGGCTTCAACCGTAATGCGGCCGACGGCCTCGACATTGCGCAATTCGGCGGCCAGATCCTGAACCATTGCAATCTGGGTCATATCGGGCGCGTCTTTTTCCTTGTGCATGGCGGTGGCCAACGCGCGTTCCATTTCCCGTGCGGCGGCGCGGAAGCGTTCTTCCTCGGCCTTGCGTTCGGATTCGCGGCTGAAAATCGCCCCGTCGGGATAGGCCTGATCGGTAATGCCGCCCGCGCGGGCGAACAGGTCGCGCAACGTATCGCCGGGCACCAGATCATATTTACCGGGGTTGTGAACTTCACCAATAATGGTGACGCTCTGGCCTTCGGCTTTGCGGAATTTTTGTTTGACGCGCACAGTGTCGCCGGGGTTGATGGCGACCGTTTTTGGATCGGTGTCATTCATGTTGACGGCGGTGCGGAACGGGATCGAGCTTTCCGTGTCCGGAATGCTGGCATCATGGGTGCGGGTGACTTCGATATTCGATGTATTGGCCTCCAGGCTCAATCCCCCGGCCACGGCCAGAACGGAATCCAGCGTGGTACCGGTGGCCACGGGCCAGACGCCGGAATCGCGCACAGCCCCGCGGACCGAAATCGTGCGTTCGGCCAGAAAGGCGGACAGGGCGGGATCGCCGGTCACGGTGTCTTCCGGGTCCATATCGGTTTCATCGGCGGACCCGGCGGCGGGTTCGATGGCTGCTGGATTAAATTTCTGCTTCTGCAGGGCCATCATCTGCGACCGGGAGAACAGATGGACGATATCGCCATCTTTTAATTCCTGATCATACTGCCCTTGCGCGACCAGAATAGGGGGGAAGTCGAGGAAGGTGCGCGCCATGCGTTCATCATCCCACCGTTCGATGACCCCAATCAGCGGATAAATATCGGCCCCGAATATGGCCCGGTCATCCAACAGGGCCGCCAGCGTTTTGCTGGAAGAGAGCGGGTGCAATCCCGGCTGGCGCGTATGGCCGACCAGCTCGACCAATCCGGCGCGCTTGTCATCGGCGCGCGCCACCATCAAAATCGATCCGTCATTTAATGCTGGCGTAAAGGGATCGGTGATCGTCTCCACCGTTTCCTGGCCATTGCGGTGCAGGCCCAGTTTCATGAAACGGTTGTTCCCCGGGCTGATCAATCCGCCGGCCATATCCAAGGCTTCCTGCATCGACAGAA
The genomic region above belongs to Micavibrio aeruginosavorus EPB and contains:
- a CDS encoding SLBB domain-containing protein; translated protein: MQSGLCTVWVLAGLAVCVPTAQAQDFLPLQIAPWSKDTRNIARVTQARTDMQAGAPQTQPSSPSHSARKPGALTPLTPQDYEPLLADLLARDERLARMVGQHISPLSSVEESYAARVADPLEQFGYDLFENFNTPYTPTPNGPADDEHAPAPHAALPAGAVQDNFVLSTGDRLNITFRGQRRDQGIYTITTDGLLILDDLPPVSAAGRTIGQLREALAASADSLYNTDIYVSLESVRQVNILVVGNVRKPGRQTLTVFHTALDALMQAGGIDKNGSLRQIKLVRDGRTTMVDLYGLLIHGSSGMDLALRDGDRLIVPPLGPTIAVAGGVKRPGIYEILPSLKGMKHAPEKSSEFLSMQEALDMAGGLISPGNNRFMKLGLHRNGQETVETITDPFTPALNDGSILMVARADDKRAGLVELVGHTRQPGLHPLSSSKTLAALLDDRAIFGADIYPLIGVIERWDDERMARTFLDFPPILVAQGQYDQELKDGDIVHLFSRSQMMALQKQKFNPAAIEPAAGSADETDMDPEDTVTGDPALSAFLAERTISVRGAVRDSGVWPVATGTTLDSVLAVAGGLSLEANTSNIEVTRTHDASIPDTESSIPFRTAVNMNDTDPKTVAINPGDTVRVKQKFRKAEGQSVTIIGEVHNPGKYDLVPGDTLRDLFARAGGITDQAYPDGAIFSRESERKAEEERFRAAAREMERALATAMHKEKDAPDMTQIAMVQDLAAELRNVEAVGRITVEADPTVLEVQPELDILLEAGDRIYVPRRPLTVRVEGEVLSPAALQFRNGKSPRDYIAEAGGPSHFADQDRAFVLYPDGSAQPLFISAWNHKASMIPPGSTIVVPCDPKPFDFIESAKDVSQILSNLAVTGIFLSDIRDDD